The Mastacembelus armatus chromosome 13, fMasArm1.2, whole genome shotgun sequence DNA segment TACATAGAACAAATCTGATTAAGATATCTCATCAATTgcctttgtaatatattttttaaatatattatactttatggacaccctgtgtattgggtttaatttaatttaaaagtaattttgtTAAACTATAGTAATATACAAAAtgttctaaattaaaattaaataaaaacagtgttcattaaatatatggaatatggcctttccataaaagaccaaaaattagatatacattgtttataacctgacattcttcattctttaaagcaaaagtgcaactccaaaatatttaaaagaaaaactgtatttggcaGAAATGTCtttgcatcaaacgtgaaattgacccatatatcttctctttgttttcttcagctgttgccatttcattatagtttaagtcagacagacacCCAATGTAGGCTATGCAAGATGATGttgtgtactcgcgcatcccacGTCgccaggtggatcagttactttttaaatgtgcgtgtgcatctaagaagattaattctgattggatcttttctaaaatcgtccctcactcacattttcgtctcgtttttattagtcaacgaaaatgtcaatatattttaattatagttttggTCATCATCACTTAATATTTATTCAGTTATCGTCTCATTTTTGTCAGTTGTTTGTCAACGAAAATAACACTGGAATAGAGGGTATTAACTGATTTTGTATACTGGAAGAGGGATTCATCCACTGTTACtgttaatataataaatataaaaaatctgCATATACAGTTCCTTTCTTTTGTAAATGCATTAGGGAGCCAAAGGTAGAagatttattgtcatttcttACACTTTCTAATCAAACATAAAAGTTTACTTTTACATGCGATACGTattttggacatgttcagaccGTACATTACAGGGTTGAAAAGCGGCTGACAAGTAAGAAAATACATAGACAAATATATTTGCAGCATACTGGGTAAACTGTTCATATTAAATCTACTCTGTAATATTTCAAAGGAAACACCAAAAGAAAAGTTGAGCAGAGAAGCAAGGTGAGGTGTGCAGGTACTGACAGCTTTCTGTCTGGTCTGTTTagaaccagaaaaacacactttaagaATCCTCATGTACGTGTACAGGATTACAGACACAGGAGCATACACTGTGAGGGAAGCAGCAACAAGCTCATAGATATTATTTACAGTGGTGTCAGAGCAGGCCAGTTTTACAATGGAAAAGTTGTCACAATACACTTTACTTAAACTGTTGCCACACAGCTGTAAAGAGGCGCTCAATGATACTGTGactaaaacagcaaaaaaaggaGGTAACCATATAACAACAATAAGCAAGACAACTTTGTTAGACGACATTCGTGTGTTGTATTGTAGAGGACAACAGATAGCAAGGTACCTGTCATAAGACATGACAGCTAAATTAGTAAATTCCACACTTGCATATgtatacaaacagaaaacctgcaggaaacaaaagggaacagacacagtgtgaatGTCAGAGAGGATCTGAACCAAAAGGAATGGAAACAACCCTGTACTACCATACAGATCATTTACAAACAGgctgcacagaaacatgtacaTGGGCTCATGTAAGCTTCTGTTTACACAGATCACCACAATCACCAACACattagaaaaaataattaaagtataaaaaaacatcatgctcatgaaatatatgtattttaaatcatCAGTGTCAAAATATGCTGCAagtataaaacatgaaacatgtgTAGAGTTTATCATGATGCTCAGTTGGTTCAAAACACAGGGAGATTATACAGGAAGACCTGGCTATAATACTATTGTTACAGTTTGTTATAGATTTGTAAAGGTTCAGCTAATCTTAAGTTTTAACATTTATCATAGAGTGCATCAAaggaataaacacaaacagtattCAGCTCACTTACAGTCAAGTAATGagtaataataatttgttcTAAACACCTCAAACATATTCAAAGTCACCAGAATGGGCAGACAAAAAACTACAGTTTATGACAGCGTGAATGACACTGTGAGTCCCTCCTAACTGAACTGAAGCTCTGCTCTGCTTCTTTTAAACTGCAGTCAGTGGACGCCCACATCATAATACTGACGTTATTATGTTTGTCATTATTAGtgctgcttcagcattcacactattgttatcctatGGTGTGAATGGTGTGGCAGCATTCACACCATTGTTATcctaatcattattattattagtagtgtGAGAGCTGATAAagcacataaagacacacacatacattcattgaTGCAGACATGCAgattcacacagacagagacacacacatacacacaaaagcaaatacataaacatacttGTGgaaagacacattcacacagacacacacatccagatgtacactcaaacacacacacattcactgatacagacacatgcaaatacacacacagacacacaaaaacaaatacaggcaTACCATttcacacagatgaacacaaacatacaggcacaatgagacattttcatttaattctttcaaaataaaacccaagaaacagtaacatgagcttaaaatggacattGGCTATTGACaaacagcttcaggcaccaactgaggacatttttaatgtcagccatggtaTCTTTTTCCAGGAGGGCATGgttggactttcacaataaaagtctacagttatcTGTAGAAGGTTATTGCACCTTTCTAAAGGATGGTGACTATTCAAACTTAAGATTCCACCTTAAATTGAGGGTCATCTGAATGTCTCACAGcatgctgcactttcaaaatGTAAGTATAGTGAGCattcaaaattaaacttcaatttttaaatgaagatcATGTGAGTGCACCACAGCATGttgcactttcaaaataaaagcctttgttctggattccttcaaaataaaagccaagaaataataaaataagcttttcaaaataaaatcctgaaacagcaacataacgTCGAAATGGACATTTgtaattggcatacagcttcaggcaccaactgaggccaTTAGAAATGTCAGGCATGGTGTCTTCTTCAGgatgacatggtcagactttcacaataaaagtctacagttatttgcaCGAAGTTAAGGCACCTTTCTAAACTTTGATAAATATTCATAATTAATGttgagatttttattttacGTCATATGACCATCCTGCAACATgcctttctttcaaaataaaagccttgttATTGTGTGATTTCAATATAAAAGCCAAGAAACTCAAATATGAGCTTAAAATCAACTTTGTTTAGTAAGATACAGCTTTAGACACCCACTGAAGCCATTTTAAACTTCAGCACTGTGGTCTTATCACAGccagacatgttttattttcacaataaaagtctacagttatttgtatgAAGTTACTCTAGTGTTACAAAGTACAACAATTCAGAATTAAAGTTCAGGTCTTTGTTCAAGGTAATAAGTCTCCTGCAGCatgctgccttttcaaaataaaagcctttatggtttcaaaataaaagttaagaaatgctaatatttgctcttttccagcacgTTTTCCTTTCAGCCTTTTGACCAATGCACATCAGTTTCTTTACTCAAACTACTTtcattccttcagttcttcccttttttcagtctttaaCTCATATTTGATTTCAATCCTACTACGAAATTCCTGCActtcttttatattagtttaacacttctttctttagcaatttctgCATCGTATGATTCTCTTTCCActcttttcagcaatgttggATAGTTTcttagctaaacaagttaagctttCAACTCCAggtttacatttcagcttccaggattcttcagcattgtatttcagccttcagcttattcagcaatgcatttcagccattttcatcaTTGTTGGGCACCTTCAtgcagctttcagcattcacacgcatcgtccgcaggaaatgcaattttctagttgTTGGGATGGCTGTGCAAGGTACAAGCTAAGCCTTGTACcttgtttcatgtttccatgTGTAACATGGAATCTACGGAACTGGAGTTTTTAacgaaatatttatttttcacttcttctCAGTGACCATATTTAGCCTGGTCGACATGGGTAAACATAACAATCTCACCAAATAAAAGTAAACCCGACAaggagaaaacataaaaatcaacaCTGAGTGTAATGTTATGTAGtgttatgagtccccttttgggacttcctgccagggtCCTTTATGCTGAAAGGAAAGGACTGTTTTTCCCCTGCatcggtccccggcagctttacgtttGTCTTTAATCATTTGCACCTGAGTTCAATTACCTGTTTCTGCCTTACTATAAGTACTCCTTGTGTTTCTTTGCAGAAGCATTAACCCCTGTTGACGTGCGTAGATGGTTCCTGattgtttagtgtttttgttatatGCCTTATGTGGCATACgtttctgtcctgcatttgggtcctgtctctccttcctccttccagcaCCCCAACACATAACACGCAGTAGACGTACTTTTGAATACACTCTTCTTCAGgcttataaaaatatatatagagcCACCTTGTGGTGTCGCCACACAACTGCATGCTCTGTGAGTGCACAGAGGGATGTCCTACGTATTTACATATTTCCCCCTGGAAACAGAAAGGCTGACCCCAGCCGTACACGACCGAGAACGTCAAGGCTTCCAACGCACTATACGTAGTGGCAAGGGAAAAGCAACACAATACATTAAAAGTAAATAAGGAAACCTGcttacactgacacacatatcAGTAGACACAGAATacatcaaaaaataaacaaaacggCATGACATATAGCTGAGGGTAAAAGGAGAGAACAATGCTCAAAAGTTCactctgtcaa contains these protein-coding regions:
- the LOC113134957 gene encoding olfactory receptor 11A1-like, with amino-acid sequence MINSTHVSCFILAAYFDTDDLKYIYFMSMMFFYTLIIFSNVLVIVVICVNRSLHEPMYMFLCSLFVNDLYGSTGLFPFLLVQILSDIHTVSVPFCFLQVFCLYTYASVEFTNLAVMSYDRYLAICCPLQYNTRMSSNKVVLLIVVIWLPPFFAVLVTVSLSASLQLCGNSLSKVYCDNFSIVKLACSDTTVNNIYELVAASLTVYAPVSVILYTYMRILKVCFSGSKQTRQKAVSTCTPHLASLLNFSFGVSFEILQSRFNMNSLPSMLQIYLSMYFLTCQPLFNPVMYGLNMSKIRIACKSKLLCLIRKCKK